ACTTCTTGATCCTCCACAGGTCCTCGTCCTTCAGCCTCAGCTCTGCGGCGTCTTCTGTCCCGCGTGTGTGCGAATGTGCCGTTTGTAATTGGAGTTGTCGCTGAACCTGCGGCCGCACTCGTTGCAGCAGTACGGCTTCTCACCCGTGTGGATCCTCAGGTGTTTCTGATACCCATCGAACCGTGTCAGTCTTTTCCCGCAAATGTCACACGTGTACGACTTGTCCACTTTGGTTTCTAGTTTCCGGTGCACCTGTACATGTTTGGCCCAGTGTCCGCGCTGAGCAAACACACGGCCGCAGATGGTGCAAATGTACGAGTCCACCACCTCAGGCAACGGGGTTTCAAGTTCAACACTGTCGAGCTGGCCGTTACCTGAAGCACAATCTGATGCTTTGGGGGCCTCGGAGCTGGTCTGCTGGACTGAAGTGCCCACCTGGGGGTCGAGCTCTGCATCCACTGGATTCTGGCTCGTGAGCATTTGCAGCGAGGTCGTCACGTGGTCTTTATCCTGCTCTTCTCTCACCTCTCCACTTTCGAACAACACAGACTTGACATCGATCGGCTCGGTCAGCGGCCTCTCCTCTTGCGAAGACGGCCACAGCTcatcctcgtcctcctcctccttgatGCGAGGCGGTTTCGTTTCGTTCAGGCCCTGACCGGAgttccactgctgctgctcagaaAAAGCTGCCGATCACAACACGAAGCACAGTAAGCACGTTTAACTCTAGGTTTCAGGAGAAACCTTATGTATGAGGCACATGTTGAACAAACAACATACTAAAATCTCTGCCTGGGCTCAGGAAAACTACTGTCTGTgaacagtttgtctctgcactCAAACATGTAAAAGATCCGGAAAAATCCACCACCTTCTCTGAGCAcgaactcatttaaaatggactgaggtaAAGTGGCCTGATGAAAAcctgaaatctttttttaaaccccTGACACACAATCTGATTTGTTATCAGTGAACAGTTCAAAGGCATCTAGTACACACAGCACTGTTGGTTAAGTGTAACTGCTAAGAACTTGTTGGTTTACATCCACGTAAAGctggatgttaaaaaaaaaaaaaaagctctatgAGCTTCACTTAATGGACTGTTCAACCTAACATACCACAGGATCTGGTGGACACAGTCACAGTCCAAACCAgagtccccatcagcagcaaacagaggtggacagggatcagtgatagGGACAGATTTCATGTTCACTCTTCGTAAATGTCCATTTCATTAAGGAGACATCACTGAGTGTATGTGGAGACTTAGGCTGTTTTAGATATGATGAATAAATTCTCACTCAGTTCTAAGTTTATTGGACTtaaactaagtcagtctaatccaacagaCCTGCAGTAAATCATCTTTCATATAGGTTATAATGTTTGTGTTCAGACAGGAGATTTTGTTATGTCTTCACTGATAAACTTAATGTGGGggacacaatacaaaacagttTCATAACACACAGCTTCCGGCTAATTAATCAACCCTAATATCACAACCTACTCTAGCTGGTGTAACCATTTGTTATTCTCTTATTTTGTGTAAATTCattgtaatattaatttaaaaacgaAAAAGGcgcttaatgggaaaataatggATTACAAAAAATAATCGTTAGGTGCTTCcctaaaaaatatgaaaaccaaGTTTCAAATAACTTGTAGTGGAGAAACTTACTCTTTTAGCCAGTTTGTGTACTTTAGTCCTATGATCATAACCTTTGTTTAACCATAAAGAGCCACTGACAGCGACCTGGCCAAGAGCTCAGCAGCGAGGTcataattattaaatacaactttaaatacacattacaatcaatcaattaaaataataatataagttGCTGTAACAAAGTGCAGTAGTAGAACCAAAGCTGATTGCTCGCTTCCACATTTCAGTCCGAACACGTCACACAAACGTAAAGCACAAAATCTTTTGGTTCTTTGTAGAAAAGCGCGTAAATATGCCGGAACCGAGCCCAGAAGAGCCGCACAAAGCGCGTCATCGTGCGTCACCTCTGCTGACAACGAGCGAACTTTAGGAAAAGCTGAGgcggggggagggacacacacCTGGACACCACACCGACATACAGATGGACACTGGGACATTGTACCGACCTGTGCCGGGGACCTGCACGGACACCTGCGGCTTCCTGGAGAGCTCCAGCAGACGCCGCTGACGCTCGAGCTCCAGCTTGGAGCGCGAGATCTCCTCCTCGTACTCGGCGATGGTGCTCCCGAACACCCCGAAGATCTCCTCCGCGGCGGCGGTGAGCCGCTGGTTGATTAACAGCCTCAGCATCTCGATTTTAGACATTTCAGCGGCGGAGAGAGAAACCAGGAGAAGTTTGTTCTCCGAGCCGCCGTGGCTGCTTGTTTACCTGCTGCACTTCCGTCTAACTCGTGTGCGCATGCGCAGTCTTTACGTTGTAACTGCAGCTACTGCCTCCtgctggagaagaagaaaaaaggacacGTCTGTCTCCTTTCTCCCTGTGTAAcgtccaaaaaaagaaaaacatgattatGACTTCTGTGCACGATTTATTAATAGTGTGTTGCACAAGGAATAATAAAGTAAGATTtccaaaaacaaagtatttataaTAAATCATGTGGTTCAGACTCATCCTCTGATCACTAAATTCAAAATTTTCTCATATACACTAAACATTAGAAAACTTGATTTGAGTACAGATGAATGTACAATGAGCATGAGTACAGTGATCTCCAagtgcaataaaaatgtatacaaaaaGATATAAATATCCaaagttaaaaatacaaatgataaGGAATATTAAAAGTAATCATGTGTCTGGGTTCCTTTCTACAAGGGCTGTGGCacatttgttaatttgtgcTCTACTGAAAAAGtgttaaattacttaaattaatCTGGATGAAAACCTTTCCACATTAATACTtacaaaagtattaaaagaaaaaaaaaagatcactttgattttaacattttattcaatagaatgtttaaaacattaaatggcCTAGACAGAGAAATAATTGGTTATTAGTTTCCTCTAATTAGCATCTTACACACACCTTCAAATTTGTAATCAGTcattaaactgattttaattGGAGAAAAGTGGTAAcactactgtattttaaatttgatgtttaaaacaacattaaaaacaatcaaaaggaGTTTGTCTTTTATGACATTTGTCAGTTTCGTCAGTTTTTGATTCAGAGAAAACTCACACAAACAGTTGGTTTAACACTAAAGAGTGtgtaaaaatctgaatttacaGGAACCAGGTTATGGCAGCATATGTTAACAcaagttttaaagaaaatgatttcAGACTCTTTTTGAAGTTTATGACTTTATTAATagtcaaaaatgtaaacaacacaattattttttcattatctgCTACTTAATATATGTTACAATATTATCAGAAATATATGttcataatacattttttgcatttgttgatTTTTGGTTTCGCATCtcaacacaataacacacacacacacaaataaaaacacaaacacaaggggAGGCAAAACATGAATTGACAAACTATAGGGTACACATTCCCACATTctgtaatataaatattaaaaaacatatataaatcactgtgtcacaaatgtgtgtgaacaggTTTTCATATATGTGTGGTTTGATCCTGAGAAATCACAGCATCACATAATGTAAGATTAACATATAtaagaacaaaacaacactaCAGTGCAAAACACTGTTTGTGGTTGTGTATAAAGTATTAAGCAAATAACAGCTTATTAGAATCTCCTTTGGTTAGATTAAGTCAATTTTTCCTCTTTTGATCATAAAAGCTTTACTTGGTTTGTTCcatgcattttcacatttagaaTTGTTACTCTAAGAAccacatttcatttaaagaaatctaACAGTTTCACTGAACAAACCAAACAGGCATCAGAGACTCAGAACTAAACTAACAGCTGTTGCAGCTGCAAGTGTGTCTCCATTTCTGAATTTAAGCAGAGCAGGAAAAGTAAGAGCTGCTTCATTTGTGTTGTCAAAGTAcatgacttctttt
The nucleotide sequence above comes from Channa argus isolate prfri chromosome 1, Channa argus male v1.0, whole genome shotgun sequence. Encoded proteins:
- the LOC137099472 gene encoding zinc finger protein 771-like, with the protein product MSKIEMLRLLINQRLTAAAEEIFGVFGSTIAEYEEEISRSKLELERQRRLLELSRKPQVSVQVPGTAFSEQQQWNSGQGLNETKPPRIKEEEDEDELWPSSQEERPLTEPIDVKSVLFESGEVREEQDKDHVTTSLQMLTSQNPVDAELDPQVGTSVQQTSSEAPKASDCASGNGQLDSVELETPLPEVVDSYICTICGRVFAQRGHWAKHVQVHRKLETKVDKSYTCDICGKRLTRFDGYQKHLRIHTGEKPYCCNECGRRFSDNSNYKRHIRTHAGQKTPQS